A window of Procambarus clarkii isolate CNS0578487 chromosome 9, FALCON_Pclarkii_2.0, whole genome shotgun sequence contains these coding sequences:
- the LOC123766048 gene encoding serine/arginine repetitive matrix protein 1-like, producing MKEDDDDEDDDDEDDDDEDEVWEKAGGRKLPLRIGHTDPHENRAPRPTREQGAQTHTRTGRPDPHENRASRPTREQGVQTPHENRTSRPTREQGVQTHTRTGRPDPHENRTSRPTREQGVQTHTRTGRPDPHENRASRPTREQGVQTHTRTGRPDPHENRASRPTREQGVQTHTRTGRPDPHENRASRPTREQGVQTHTRTGRPDPHENRAPRPTREQDVQTHTRTGRPDPHENRASRPTREQGAQTHTRTGRPDPHENRAPRPTREQGVQTHTRTGRSDPHENRASRPTREQGVQTHTRTGRPDTREQGVQTPHENRASRPHTRTGRPDPTREQGVQTPHENRASRPHTRTGRPDPTREQGVQTPHENRASRPHTRTGRPDPTREQGVQTPQENRASRPHTRTGRPDPTREQGVQTPHENRASRPHTRTGRPDPTREQGVQTPHENRTQPHHHDKVTEERRIEEPVKLYAGTMRVQLAIPIIMDEREVAAGDNQQYQEFVLDTNIHGDSEWKQQLNSEAAKSLIALLKKKCGDGDRQCELDSEGY from the exons atgaAGGAAGACGACGATGATGAAGACGACGATGATGAAGACGACGATGATGAAGACGAGG TTTGGGAAAAAGCTGGCGGGCGGAAGCTTCCCCTCAGAATAGGACACACTGACCCACACGAGAACAGGGCGCCCAGACCCACACGAGAACAGGGCGCCCAGACCCACACGAGAACAGGACGTCCAGACCCACACGAGAACAGGGCGTCCAGACCCACACGAGAACAGGGCGTCCAGACCCCACACGAGAACAGGACGTCCAGACCCACACGAGAACAGGGCGTCCAGACCCACACGAGAACAGGACGTCCAGACCCACACGAGAACAGGACGTCCAGACCCACACGAGAACAGGGCGTCCAGACCCACACGAGAACAGGGCGTCCAGACCCACACGAGAACAGGGCGTCCAGACCCACACGAGAACAGGGCGTCCAGACCCACACGAGAACAGGACGTCCAGACCCACACGAGAACAGGGCGTCCAGACCCACACGAGAACAGGGCGTCCAGACCCACACGAGAACAGGACGTCCAGACCCACACGAGAACAGGGCGTCCAGACCCACACGAGAACAGGGCGTCCAGACCCACACGAGAACAGGGCGCCCAGACCCACACGAGAACAGGGCGCCCAGACCCACACGAGAACAGGACGTCCAGACCCACACGAGAACAGGGCGTCCAGACCCACACGAGAACAGGGCGTCCAGACCCACACGAGAACAGGGCGCCCAGACCCACACGAGAACAGGGCGTCCAGACCCACACGAGAACAGGGCACCCAGACCCACACGAGAACAGGGCGTCCAGACCCACACGAGAACAGGACGTTCAGACCCACACGAGAACAGGGCGTCCAGACCCACACGAGAACAGGGCGTCCAGACCCACACGAGAACAGGACGTCCAGACACACGAGAACAGGGCGTCCAGACCCCACACGAGAACAGGGCGTCCAGACCCCACACGAGAACAGGGCGTCCAGACCCCACACGAGAACAGGGCGTCCAGACCCCACACGAGAACAGGGCGTCCAGACCCCACACGAGAACAGGGCGTCCAGACCCCACACGAGAACAGGGCGTCCAGACCCCACACGAGAACAGGGCGTCCAGACCCCACACGAGAACAGGGCGTCCAGACCCCACAAGAGAACAGGGCGTCCAGACCCCACAAGAGAACAGGGCGTCCAGACCCCACACGAGAACAGGGCGTCCAGACCCCACACGAGAACAGGGCGTCCAGACCCCACACGAGAACAGGGCGTCCAGACCCCACACGAGAACAGGGCGTCCAGACCCCACACGAGAACAGGGCGTCCAGACCCCACACGAGAACAGGACGCA GCCACATCACCATGACAAAGTAaccgaggaaaggaggatagaagaaccAGTGAAACTGTACGCTGGTACAATGAgggtgcagctggcaatcccaatcattatggacgaaagggaggtggccgcgggagataATCAGCAATACCAAGAATTCgtattggatacaaatatccatggagattcggaatggaaacaacagctgaACAGCGAAGCTGCAAAATCTCTG ATTGCTCTGTTAAAAAAAAAGTGTGGCGACGGCGATAGACAATGTGAGCTTGACTCCGAAGGATACTGA